A stretch of the Sulfurimonas sp. HSL3-1 genome encodes the following:
- a CDS encoding P-II family nitrogen regulator, whose amino-acid sequence MKKVEAIIKPFKLEDVKDALAEIGITGMTVSEVKGYGRQKGHSELYRGAEYVVDFLPKVKMEMVVEAASVDQVVDTIVEAARTGKIGDGKIFISDIEKIIRIRTGESGSEAV is encoded by the coding sequence ATGAAAAAAGTAGAAGCGATCATCAAGCCGTTCAAGCTTGAGGATGTGAAGGATGCACTGGCTGAGATCGGTATTACCGGTATGACGGTCAGCGAAGTCAAAGGGTACGGGCGCCAGAAAGGGCACAGCGAGCTCTACCGCGGTGCGGAGTACGTCGTTGACTTCCTGCCGAAAGTAAAAATGGAGATGGTCGTCGAAGCGGCATCGGTCGACCAGGTCGTCGATACGATCGTCGAAGCGGCCCGCACCGGCAAGATCGGTGACGGTAAGATCTTCATCAGCGATATCGAAAAAATTATCCGTATCCGTACCGGCGAATCCGGCTCCGAAGCGGTATAA